Sequence from the Desulfovibrio sp. X2 genome:
CGGGCCTTTTTCAGTGGCGGCGCAGGGCCTTGGGGGCGCTAGAAGCTCACGAGCAGGAACTTGAGCACGGCGAAGACCGTGCCTGCGGCCATGAGCCAGAGGCAGAGCAGGGCGCCCGCGACCTCGGCCTTGCCGCGCAGCGGAGTCTCGCTCTTGGAGAGGCGCAGGAGCAGCCATGCCGCGACCAGCCCCAGGATCTGCCCCGCGATCCACGGACCGGCTTGCTCGGGACGCATCAGCGAGGCGGGCGGCAGGACGCGCAGCGAGAGGACCAGCCAGACCTGGACGAGGATGGAGAAAAGCAGGAAGACGCCTGCCCAGCGAGCGCACAGGCGCATGGCGAAGGTGTAGTAGTCGCGGCCCCAGTCGTCGCGGTGCCTGCGGAAGAGGAGCCAGAGCAGGGAGAGGGCGCCTGCCGCGGCGGGAGCGAGCAGTACGAACTGCGCGAGCAGGGGCCAGTGCGCGGCGCCGGTCGGGGGCAGCAGCTGCTGGGCGAGGGTGGGCATCTCGCTTCCCGCGGCGTGCACCGGGGCAAGGGAGGCCCGGATGAGGGCGGCCACGGAGTGCACGCCGACCAGGCCGCACAGGCCGGACAGGATGCCGAGCCAGGCGTGCGCGAGGGGTGCGCCCTTGAGCTTGTCCCAGGTCAGGGCGTGCAGCGCGGAGAACACCAGCCAGCAGGCGAGCGGCAGGAGCACCGGCAGGGCGAAACGGGAGACGAGCTCCCCGCCGCCCGTGCGGGCCACGACCATGTAGGCGGCCCCGCCGCAGACGAGCAGGGAGTAGAGCGCCAGGACGAGCCCCAGGGGAGTGGTCTGGCGGGCGCATTTCTTGATGAAGACCTGGCCGCGCGAACGGGCCAGGAGCTCGTTGACGCCCTCGGTCAGAGGCAGCCCGATGGCTGCGAGCGAGAGCACCAGGTTGAACGACAGCGGCAGCGCGTTGGCTGCTATGAGCGCGTCGGCACTGGAAAAAGGCATTCCCTGCCTCCGGTTCTGAGTGTTGCATCCAGGGCGGATCCGGCGCTGTGCCAAGCGGGCCGCGGCGGATCGATTCGGGGTCGTTCTGCCTCAAAAGACCGGGCTTCGCAAGGGAGAGGCGGTCGCGTCGAGCCGGAAGGCAGCCCGCGCACTTGATTCAGAAGGCGTTTACGCCTATGCCTTTGACGGTAGACCGGGCTGGAAATGCGAACGCGGAGGCGAGGATGCGACGAGTCGGACTGTTGATCTGCCTGATGATTCTGCTCAGCGGTTGTTCCGCCGCTGCCGGGAGCGACGAGTGGCGGCTGCAGAACCTCGAGGAGAACTTCCTGCAGTTCAAGGAGGCCGAGCGCCAGCAGGAAGCCGATCAACAGAAGTTCGCCAAGGACGTCACGGCCCGCCTTTCCGTGCTCGAGGAGCGGCTGAACCAGGTGGAGGAACGGCTCCGCCACCTCGAATCCGAGGACACGGGCGAATCTTCCGGCGCAGACGACACCATCCAGCCCATGGCCGTTCCCGAACCTCCGTCCTCCATGAGCGCAGCGTCCGAGAGCCCGGCCGAGGCCGCACCCAAGTCTTCCGCCGCCAAGGCGCCCGAGCTGCACGGCAAGGCGCTCTACGAGCGCGGCGTGAAGCTGATCATGGCCGAGAAGTACGCGAGTGCGCGCGACGACTTCACCTCCTACCTCGAAAGCAACCCGCAGGGCGAGTACGCGCCCAACGCCCTGTACTGGACGGGCGAGACCTATTACGGCGAGCAGCGCTACGCCCAGTCCATCCTGACCTTCAAGGAAGTCCTGCAGAAGTTCCCCAAGAGCCCCAAGGCTCCGGACGCCCTGCTCAAGACCGCCTACGCCTACGAGAAGCTCCAGGACCCGAAGAACGCGGTCTTCTACCTGAAGGCCCTGCTGGACGAGTATCCCAAGGCCGAGGCCGCGCCCCTGGCCCGGGCCAAGCTCAAGGAACTGGGCCAGTAGGCCGCGCTCGCCACGGGCAGCAGGCGATCCGGGACGGCGCA
This genomic interval carries:
- the ybgF gene encoding tol-pal system protein YbgF, with amino-acid sequence MRRVGLLICLMILLSGCSAAAGSDEWRLQNLEENFLQFKEAERQQEADQQKFAKDVTARLSVLEERLNQVEERLRHLESEDTGESSGADDTIQPMAVPEPPSSMSAASESPAEAAPKSSAAKAPELHGKALYERGVKLIMAEKYASARDDFTSYLESNPQGEYAPNALYWTGETYYGEQRYAQSILTFKEVLQKFPKSPKAPDALLKTAYAYEKLQDPKNAVFYLKALLDEYPKAEAAPLARAKLKELGQ